DNA sequence from the Amycolatopsis sp. Hca4 genome:
CAGTGCACGGGCGGATTCCGATAGCGCTCGTACCTCCAGCCCTCGACCTCCGGCTCATAGGGCAAGGCCGGGGTCGTCTGGGCCAGCACACGATGCCAAGTCGTCGCCGCCGCGGCCGACCGGAGGAGCACTTCCTCGCCTGCACTGACGGTCGCCGCCGCGACCTCGAGGAATGCCAGCGGCGCTAGCAGGTCGTAGGCCAGGTCGCGGACGATCCCGCCCGTGCTGGGCAGCCACTGGAACCTGTCGTTCCGGGTGAGTTCCAGCGCGGCCCAGGCGCCAGGGGTGGCGAGCAGTTCGATGGCCGCCACCGCTCGCGCGGCCAGTTCGGCGACCGTGGGCACCGGCGGCAGGCGCGGAACGAAACCGGTCAGGCCGTCGACCACGGAGCCGGCCACGCTGGCACGCCGGCCCTCCGCCAGGCGGCCTGCCCACCGCACCAGCTCGTCGGCCGACCAGAAGTTCGCACCGAGCCGGACGTACTCCGGCAACCCGGCCATCGAGCCGACCGACGGCAGCACCAGGTAGGACACGGGGATGTTCGCCGACCGGGAAAACCCGATCTCGTAGGGCACCCACCACGACCCTGCCGTGGCGGAGCTCAGCAGTCCGAGCAGGTGCGTGCAGTGCCGGACCCCGCGTTCGATCGCGTGCACCAGCTGCTGGTCGCCCACCATGCCGAGCGCGGCCGCCGCCTGGCTGTCCCGGTCGTCGCGGTCGAACCAGTAGTGCACGCCCAGCCGGGCCAGCACGGCGGTCACCGCCTCGGCCAGTGGCTTGTCGAGATTGCGATGGGAGACGAACACCCGTGGCAGGGCGGGCAGCTCGCCGGCCGGCACGTCCACCGGCGAGTAGACGTTGAACCGCTCCCCTGAATCCATTACGCCCCCGGGTTTTCGCCTCTCCGCGCCGTTCAGTCGGAGATCACCACCGGCGTGTTACGCCCAACAGCGTCGCGCCGGCCGCGGACCAGCCTAGAGTGGGCCGGTGCCCCAGTTCCTGTCCCGCTACTTCCGGGCGAAGCCGATCGATGTCCAGGCGGTCCGCAGTGGTTTGTGGACTCCGGTCGACGAGACGGCCTACGCCGGTGAGAAGGCCGCCTACCAGGCCGCGATCCTCGAGCAGTACAAGATGTACGTCGAAATGGCCGACCGCGTCAGTGCCCGGCGGGCGCTGGCCAACGGGTTCTTCCTGAGCCTGAACACCGCGACGTTGACCGCGGCCGGCGCATTGTGGGGCTCGAAGTTCCTGACGTCGTGGCTGCTGTTCCTGCCGCTGCGCCTTCTGCTGGCGCAGACCGCGGCCTGGTTCTGGATCGTCCGCTCCTATCGGCAGCTCAACTCGGCCAAGTACATCGTGGTCGGCATGCTCGAGGAGCAGCTGCCCGCGTCCCCGTACTGGCGTGCGGAATGGCAGGCGCTCGGCGAGGGCAAGGACAAGGCGCTGTACTGGCCGCTCACCCATCTGGAGCAGTGGCTGCCCGTAATCCTCGCCGTGGTGTATGTCCTCGGCTTCCTCGTCGCACTGGTCCACCCACATTGAGCCGGCGAGCGCCGTAACGGCTCGTGGCGGTCGCGGACGTGCTAGCGCGCGGCAGTTGGTGCCGGAACAGCCACGCGCTGGCCGCTGACGCGACCCGGCCCGCGAAGGGACACGGTGGACGGCCGGCCCCTCACCGCTCACCGGGCGTCACCCCGGGTCGGCCAAAGCGCCTGGCCAGCGCCGAAGTCGTATCGTCGAAGACGCCCGATGGCGTCGGGACGCCGAGTATCCGGTGGTTAAGCTGGTACTGAACGGCCAGGACACGCCAGTAGACGAGCCGATCGGCCGGGGCGAACTCGAACAGCGGGTTGAGCAGGACACCAGCGACCGCTGGTCCCGCGTGATGTCGGCGCGCAGCACCCAGTCGTCTCCCGGAACTCCCCACGGGTGGCTGGCCGTCGCCGCCTGTCGAGGTCGTCGACGACGAAAAGCGGCGCAGGCGCTCGTGGAGCTGCCCGCGTCAAACCCTGCAGCCGTGCACGGGCGGGTTCCGGTAGCGCTCGTACCGCCAGCCCTCGACCTCCGGCTCGTAAGGCAGGGCCGGGGCCACCTGGGCCAGTATGCGACGCCAAGTCACCACCGCCGCGGCCGACTGGCGAAGACCTTCTTCAGGTACGCTGACCGTCCCTACGGCCACGTCGGCGAAGGCCAGCGGCGCGAGCGGGTCGTAGACCAGGTCGCGGACGGTCCCGCCTGCGCTGGGCAGCCACTGGAGCCCGCCGGTCCGGGTGAGCTTCAGGGTAGTCCAGGCACCGGGTGTGGCGAGCAGTTCGATGACCGCTACCACTCGCGCGGTCGCTGGCCCACCGCACCACTCATCGGCCGACCAAAAGTTCGCGCCAAGTCGGACGGACTCCGGCAACCCGGCCATCGATCGGATCGGCGGCACCACCAGGTAAGAGACGGGGACGTGCGCCGACCGGGAAAGGCCGATCTCGTAGGGCACCCACCACGACACCGCCGTGGCGGCGCTCAGCAGGCCGAGCAAGCGCGTGCAGTGCCGCACACCACGCGCTATCGCGCGCACCGCCGGTGGCCGCCGCCCATGTCGGCGATCGGCAGGTGCTGGTTCGGCTGTAACACCGTCACCCGAGCGGCCGACGTACCTCCGCAATCCCTGCGAACCATCCACACCGAGGACTGGCAGGTGCTGATCGTGGATGCCCATCATCGGCTGAACATCGTGGACGATGTTCCGTCGCGGCCCTGGTCGGCGCGGGTCGTAGCCGCCCGAGTGATCGGCTACACCCTTCTGGTCGGCGGGACATGCTTTTACGCGGTGATCATCGTCCTGTCGCTCGTGATCTGGGTGGCCGCCACCGCCCCAGAGCAGCCGTCAGCGGAGACAGC
Encoded proteins:
- a CDS encoding toll/interleukin-1 receptor domain-containing protein; this encodes MDSGERFNVYSPVDVPAGELPALPRVFVSHRNLDKPLAEAVTAVLARLGVHYWFDRDDRDSQAAAALGMVGDQQLVHAIERGVRHCTHLLGLLSSATAGSWWVPYEIGFSRSANIPVSYLVLPSVGSMAGLPEYVRLGANFWSADELVRWAGRLAEGRRASVAGSVVDGLTGFVPRLPPVPTVAELAARAVAAIELLATPGAWAALELTRNDRFQWLPSTGGIVRDLAYDLLAPLAFLEVAAATVSAGEEVLLRSAAAATTWHRVLAQTTPALPYEPEVEGWRYERYRNPPVHWLQGLTTGQLHERLHRFFVVDDLDGRRRLATREEFKEEFDSVLRGRIAREERSLGVLLNPLFGFTPANRPVYWRILAIQYELYHRILGITTPSRIFDDTTSALAKRLADQASVSG